The stretch of DNA aacaaattaggtagcaagggacatgacaaaaacaagattttttgttcctcactaaaccacagaacaactttttgtccacagtacaactataaaaaatacgaaaatgcacattttattttcgaatataaaaaaattatcgtcctatatctctccggtacagttttgtcctaTCCTGTATTATTTTGTTCTGTCATATGCTGTTCTGTCTCGTTCATGCTATTTTACGAACCAAACGCATTTGGAGGAGGAGTTTAAAGGCTATGATTTTCagaaattatttaatatttaaacttATACAATTTAAATTCatcgttttttttaataagcaaatAATGAATTATAAGGAATATAAGAGGTACTCAACCATTACAATTCAGAAAAGATCACTTTAGATgcgttgaaaacaatctaaaAGATTATTACACCGGCCAGAGAAAactaaatgattatttttttagaaaacaaTCTAAATGATTTAAATTCATCGGTGACTTTTTTGAAACAAgttgaaacaaattatttttttatttagatcAAGAAACAAATATATCTTTATGCTACCatgaaatattaaaaatccTTGTTTCACGCTTATGTGAGTGATAAAATAATACTCCACCATACAGTCTTACACATGCCAATGAGATCACGAAGAAATTAATCCAAATCGATACAAGACTACAAGAAACATGTTCCACGTACATAGGGTCCTATGGAATAAAGAATTGCTCCTAATCCTAATCCTATGCTATGATTAttatgattataaataaataacccACTCACTCTTTAACCTCTCATCAATTCCTCACAATCACCATAACAAAGTCACAAAATCCAGCAAAGATGGCAGTACAATTGGAGCTTCCTAGTTGGATCACATTGTTGACAACATTTGCTATTCTCCTCCTCTTCAGCCGCCGTCTCCGCCGCCGCAAATACAACCTACCCCCAGGCCCAAAACCATGGCCCATAATAGGAAATCTCAACCTTATGGGATCTCTCCCTCACCAATCCTTCCATGGGCTCACCCAAAAATATGGACCCATCATGCATATATGGCTCGGCTCTAAACCCGTCATTGTGGGCTCGTCTGCAAAAATAGCAAAAGAGTTCCTTAAAACTCACGATGCCACTCTTGCCGGCCGGCCCAAATTCTCGGCTGGTAAATACACAACTTATAACTACTCTGACATGACTTGGTCTCAATATGGTCCATATTGGCGTCAGGCCCGTAGAATATGTCTATTAGAATTGTTTAGTGCGAGACGCCTTCAATCTTATGAGTTCATAAGAAACCAAGAGTTACATGCTTTTTTGCACGAACTCTtcaactcaaaaaataaaacaattttgttGAAAGACCATCTTTTAAATCTGAATCTAAATATTATAAGTCGCATGGTGTTGGGGAAAAATTATTTGGAAAAGACAGAAAATGCTTTTATTTCCCCGGACGAGTTTAAGAAGATGTTGGAGGAGTTGTTTATGCTTAACGGGGTCCTTAATATTGGGGATTTTATTCCTTGGATTAATTTCCTGGATTTTCAAGGTTATGTGAAGAGGATGAAGGCTTTGGGTAAAAAATTTGATTGGTTTATGGAACATGTGTTGGAGGAACACATTGAGAAAAGGAAAAATGCTAAGGATTATGTTGCTAAAGATATGGTGGATGTGCTTTTGCAGCTTGCTGAAGATCCTAACCTTGAAGTCAAACTTGAGAGGCCTGGAGTCAAAGGCTTTACTCaggtaaatataatttttttttttttttttgcttaattatacttttggtttcttaattaatttttaagttttgttttgatttcttaATTAATAAATGTTCTATTTTAACTGCTTTAAGTTTATCTCTTAGTCAAAAATGTTATTTCCGTAAATATTTAACACCAAATAtatattctataaaaaaacacaaatatatataattttttaattttaattgtttgatcttgtccGTAAATATTTCACCATCGTATAACGATGACTAGTCTATATCGGGTAATTTGTAGGACATACAAGATGAGTTCTCTTCTTCTAACTATTCATACATGTGTAGAAGTTAGGGATAGAACATTTGATGGTCTGCACAACGGGATGTACAAATTTCTCAACACTTAtaccaatttattgttggtttattttttctttattaatttgttgGGTAATAATGTTTATGATTAAAAAGTGGCATGCATATTTAGGTTTGTCGTATTTTTAATgttgaaataacatttttctaatttgtgggattcaatttatttttttacctacAATTAACATAGTAGAAAACACTTCTCTGTACAGAGAAATTATAGGCTATCCTTGACGGATTCAACATGATATGAAGAAGGAATAATATTCATTAACAATGACTTTTTAGTAAACTTAAAATATATCCCCTTATGTCATCATAAAAAACTTAAcctctgttttttctttttaataaataatttaatggaagaaatttaatgcttgagatgaacaaaaaaataatctgGATTCAAACTCGATTCCTACATATGCAATACAATATTCCTATCaactttaaaatttatttaataatattattgtttcaaaatatcaataatattaaGTAAAAGTTATCAAATctaaaaatctaattttatttaatatatcattgtttcaaaaatatccCATTTTAATTTTCCTATTTTCTAAGATCGTCAGTGCATAgtccaaatataaatttaatgtaattattttcttatacTAAATGATATTTTAGTAAGGGGAGCAATCAAGTTACaccaaaataagtaaataaatttttctttaatatgtGTGAAGCAACAAAGTTTTGCTTAATAGTTTTTCCTGtcctttttataataataaactaaaatattcaCTTTTTTAAACGGTAAATTTCATTTGTTCCCTTATTTCGTACGGAGAAAGAATATTAAATCTTGATCTAAACCTTTTTTTAatagcttctcatttttagctgttttctgattatttttagtttctgattattttaaaaatctgtaacaaacagatgcaaaacaattaaaaataattatttttataaaaaaaatgatttttatttaaaataagctataacaaagACCCTCTTAATCCCATATTTATagatttaactttattttaatcTACTTATCTATTATATATCTATTCCTCAGGACCTAATAGCAGGTGGAACAGAGAGCTCAACAGTAACAGTAGAATGGGCAATGTCTGAACTAATGAAAAATCCAGAGATATTCAAGAAAGCAACAGAAGAACTAGACAGAGTAATAGGAAAAGATAGATGGGTTGAAGAGAATGACTTTGTGAATTTACCTTATTTGTATGCAATTGCTAAAGAAACAATGAGGCTACATCCAGTGGCACCATTGTTAGTGCCAAGAGAAGCTAGAGAAGATTGCAATGTTGATGGTTATGATATCCCAAAAGGGACATTAATTTTTGTCAATAGTTGGGGAATTGGAAGAGATTCTAATAGTTGGGATAATCCTTATGAGTTTAACCCAGAAAGATTTATTGGTAATGATATAGATGTAAAAGGACATGATTATGAGTTGTTGGCATTTGGTGCTGGTAGAAGAATGTGTCCTGGTTACCCTCTTGGTATTAAGGTCATTCAATTAAGTTTAGCTAATTTGTTGCATGGATTTAATTGGAGATTAAGTGATAATAATGTGAAAAATGAGGATTTGAATATGGAGGAGATTTTTGGGCTATCTACACCTAAGAAAATACCATTAGAAGTTGTTGCTGAGCCTAGACTTGCTGATCATCTTTACTCCCTTTGAGTATTTTTATCTActtaagttttgtttttgtcgGGTTTTAAGCGTTcgtggttaagtctcacatcgttTATGAATAGAaagaatgttgaatttataaaagATGTGACCCATAAAACTAATGTCTTAAGTTTTTTGGTGGAGATATGTGAAGTTTTCTTTTGTAATTCTGGAATAGTGGCCTCATTATTCCTTTCGAGCTCCTCCAGACTCTCCTTTGGAATAATTGAATTTGTGTAAGTTTAATCATGTCATCATATTTAATGACAAGAGAAAGAAATAATAAGCttgataatgaaaaaaattgatgtagGAATGTGGAGTTTAGTAGTGAGTGCTGTAGTATATATATCCCTTTGTAATTGTAAACTCTACTAGTTGTAGAGTTTTGTAATGCAAAATTAAAGTATGTTATGTTTTCTCTTTGTTTTGGTCAAATGCATTTTACTTTCTTAGTATTCAGGTTTAAGGGTGATAAAATATAATGGATGGATTAAAATAATCTATtacatttgtcaaaaaaaaatattacaagctAATAAATATATGATCCATTCACTCCATCCATTATTATGTCTTAAATGGATGAATATATCTACCTGATATatctattaaaatataaaaaatatatttttaaaacataattattaattgattaaaaaaacagatttattaattattttaaaaacaatttttctgGTGGTCAACGCTAGACCTCCGGTGCTGGCATGTCGGAGCTCACCCGACAGATGGAGATTTTCTGGCGACTCACAACGAAGAATGACGAATGCGATGCTAATGGCGACTTTTGTGTGTCTATCTCTTTCATTAAATAGGAtcatcggggttcgaacctcggcccctgcatatataatgcaatgtctctaccaactaaaCTAAGTTCACGGGACAACCTTGTTAAGTTTTTAGTtgttagagcatctccaatggtgatactCCTTTGGGTATCATATATTACTAACAAGTGGTCCTTACAATGTCATGTAATacttatgcaactcatacatattttgtttCAATGGTGATACTACTTTGAGTATTATACATTATTCACAAGTGATcccttctatatttattttcttaacttcgtctaaataaacataaaaatttatctaatttaataaatacgtaaatataatgagaaatacaaaacaataaatcaaaaatgGTGAAAAATACATAGATATGAcatgaaatatataaaataattgattttgattattctcctaaatgaaaaatatgatttgagaacaaaacaaatagaaATTGTGTAATATGTAGAATAATATGTAATATGATCAAATATATAGTGAAAAAAGAAGATCAAATGGTCATTTAATTATCAAAcgttaatgtttttttttttatatatagaagctattcaatttgatttaataaaaaaaggtaatattaaattgatgatacggtaccttatttaaggtatcgtatcatcaattttgatactctTAATGCCACGTCatggaactccaatgataaaaaataaagtaccGAATCATTAGCCTATGAAACCTTCTATGATACTTTTATTGAAGATGCTCTTAGTTTACTTAATAAATTcctatgtgtcaaaaaaaatcctATTTGTTAGAAAGTATGTtgcttttttactttttcttaaaaagGATATAGGCACACATTcacaaatcaaataattaaaataaaaataaaatagtcacatcaattaatattactttaatctctttctatttaatttttgtttgctTATGTGAGTGTGCATAAGGATAATTTATTTAGACTTGTGCCCATTCAAGTATTTCTCCGTTGTAGGGACCAGATAAAccccaaaataaaaacaagaattGTGCAGACAAGAACCGCGTAAACAAGCTTATGCCTGCAGTACGCGTgcaggggtgctcgcggttcggtttggatcggttttgtgGCAAAAATTCATCCGatccaaaattaaaattacttgcggttcggttcggttttggatggctaattaaaaaaatacgatccaatccgatccaattttGTGCAGTTTAATTTGGATcagtttttggatatccaaattacaaattaaattttacttatttaaatattaatgttataaatacatgataaaataatatattttatgtaaaatataagacataatatgttaaaaattaatattttgcaatgacaattatcaaatatatttgaaaccaatgaaatagtaaaaagaaatagatgaaattgaactaatatgtgttattgagaaaattaaaaaccaacaattaatatgttaatgtaatatatcatactaataaaaagttaaataactattaaaaattatgtatgcggtttggtccggtttggatcggttttgaaaaatcaatccaaaatccgatccgatccagcggttttcacaaaaaggacatccaaacacatccaaaaatattcggttttttgcggttttcggtttttttggatcggtttacggttattttttggattggtttggatttgagcacccctacgTGTGCTCCAGTTTGCATTTGTGCAAGTAGTTGTTATCAGCACTTATGCTAAAACAAAAGTGTGTTGTAGCTTCAAACAAACTAACGTCGGCCACGACACAGATGCTCTACTAGCATCACTTTTATTTATGAATTAATATAGCGTCTGCTTTTGGGGACGCTACACACAAATGGTACAAACAAAACACAAGACAAGAGAATAATTTAGTGTTTGTTTTGCTAGACTCAAGCTTTGCCTGAGTTGATAAGTTATCTGTTCAATTCCATTTaggccccgtttggattagcttatttttgagcttatgcaaacagcttatgcaatataaattaggttttatgctattctATAAGTTCACACTCGTGAAAATTgcatttttataagctattttatcataaactacattgacaaacttataatttaatacatgaaaattggataagctatttgcataagctcaaaaataagctaatctaaACGGGGGTATGTTTTGAATTTACATGTACAAATGATggagaaaaaaattgagttaaCAACATAATTATGGGATCAGATTGGTCTTTAATCAACTTTGTAGcttgattaaaaaaatcaacattttgtagctattttattttgtttgtagtTTGTTTTTAATTGAAAGCTCTGTGGGTGTGGTGCAATGTGGTTTTTGAATAGAGTGGATCAATTTTGGTCTATAACTTTTTCTCTTTCTACATCAACTGTGGTCTATAAGTCTTCTGGTGTGACATGCATGCTTCTAGAGCTTGTCTACAAGTCTTTGTCTTTCTGAATGTTTGCTTCTGTCGTGGATTATTTGCAATTCCTTGCTTGCTTTGCTTTTGTGCTATTTGATATTGCTTTAGTGGGGAGGGTGGCTTTGGAATATTCAGGAAGCACAGACTCTGATACAGACACAGACACTTGATACGACATGAATAAGTCgacactgttttttttttaaacggaaaatatattataatatagaaCACatacaccgctacatatttctaaaatatttaaatttatctaCAAGTGTACACCATCTCTTAATGACTAATAGTTATTCTACATGTTATTAATGTATTGTAGAAGATTCAGGAAATATGCATCATATTTCAACAGTATCGAACACGTGTTAGACACCGTGACACGACTATTCATAGATGTGTCCGTACTTCATAGGAATAAAGTGAATTAATTTTGGCGTGTAAGTCTTTGTCTTTCTGCATCAAGTTTAGTCTACAAGTCTTCTAGTGTGAATTACTTATTGTCAGtcgcgtctccgagttttagggtgttctgtgcaaaatataaaagtggtccttaataaaaaaaaaaatttttttaaaaaaattgtcgatttaaattttatataatataaaaaaaatcactcttattcttgtaaacatataaattatcaatattaaatcaaatgggACTAGAAAtacaaaacaattatttttgtatataacgtcaaaaaggaacatcataatctaagattaaattttatgcaaagattaaaatggactagaactatatttacgagtatagataattaatctattgatattcatatgatattttatgaacattaacaatatatattttgtaggtacaaataatatataactaatattataggacctcaaaattttgagttgaggccctcaaaattttgaggcccgatgccatCGCACATGCCGCACATGTGTACAGGTCGCCTCTGCTCATAGTGTGACATGCTTCtagtagggatggcaacggccgcccatgggtgcgggtttgacacttaccaaacccacacccgaaatcatcacctaaacccaaacccaaacccaaatgttGTTCgagtggcaaaacaacacccacgcccacacccattgggttcgggtttttttcacccaaacccaaacccgcaacacatttgaaaataatttgcaaatttaagaaattaaatttcaacatagactttgaattaaattacaactaaaattaaggtcttccaaggaaattcaaacatagactttcaagaaattacaacatagactttcaagaaattaacttataactaaaatttaaggtcttccaaggaaattgagggagattatgagggtaattaggtaattataaaatatttcgggtgggtgtatgagtttcgggtgtgggtttgactgatatcaaacccacacccatattatcgggtgtcacccgaacccaaacccaaacccagtcaaatcaggtttcgcccgttgacttgggtttgggttcgggtgggtctctcgggtttgggtttttttgccagCTTCTAGAGCTTGTCTACAAGTCTTTGTCTTTATGCATGTTTGCTCAGTTACATTTTTACATTTAAACTCAAAGTTAGACTAGTTAAACTTATTCTCCATATTTTCCAAGCATGTTGAGGGGGCCTTAAAAGCATATTGAGAGCCTAAAGAGAATTTTTCAAAACATGTTGAGAATAGACTCAAAAAAGTTATAATTATGTATAAGGCACAATATGTTGAGAGTATGCCCATTATATCATATAACTTCTTTTTTGCTTTCTTTGTGCATAAAAATGCATTACACATCAACTTTCagaaaaaattcaagaaattcAGGTACCAATCTGCTTCGAAAATTATCTTCCAAATAGCTTCTACAATATGACATAAACAATGCTACTCCGGCCTCTTTTGTaagcaaaaattcatttttgcACACTTATTAAGGAGTACcatttttatcttaattttatgtaatatttctATTGAAATTCCTAAAATGACCttacaatatattaaatatgcaTCGGGACTCTACACTCATGttaaaaagtagaacaattaataAGGGTACTTTTGGAAGAATACCATTAAATGAGGTTGATTTttgtaacttttgcttatatttgaggtcaaaatattttgttgacttttgcttataaataaggccggagggagtacattttCGGAAGTTATCGAGACCCTCCATGCGATTCATAACTTTCGAAACccatactttttaaaaaaaaaaaaattccttccTATTTTGATAAATTTCGAAAGTTACCCTCCAAGACCATGCGTGATCGGATTGTAACTTCCGAACAACATTTGAGGGACCTGGGAACAATGCAAAGAGTTGGAAGAGCAATTTTCATGAATCTATTATCCCATTTTCCAGTTTTATATTCCACGTTTTTTTTCCATAAATTTATGGGCAATGTGGTGTAGCCCATTAAAATTTTGGCATTCTAAAATTCAACAAAAATGTTTTATGGCTGGGTCAACTCACTTCCACATTGGGTTCTATTGTTGGATCTAATATTAAATCCAAGATTCAACTGAGATGCACCATTAATgtaatttgatgttttctcttccccctcccatgaatcttttataccccccaatattccaattttgcccttgcagaaaaattcggttcgcagaaaccgaattttttctagtgcaaattcagagtaaatttcggtttttagaaaccgaaatttgttttcaaggcaaaaaacaacttcggtttctacgaaccgaagttttttcaagggcaaaattggaaattcagggggataaaagattcatgggggtggggagagaaaacatcatgtAATTTTTTGGTAAATTCTAGATTGAGGTGGAGTGAGGTAATAAAGATATATAGTTAATACTTTTGGtaaatcaaaaatatattttaattaattgcatGTAATTTTGATCCCTCAaattaactagtgccccggggcactagttaaggatacaaaaaaagcaatttttgaagtggaaataacactttttatactttacaaacattgactacacaagtttcaatgtaattttactataattagtatccttaactagtgccggggcactagttagcactTTCCTTATTTGTTATAGGAAAAGAACAATGTAGTAGGGTGTAGTGAAGGTGTTCTCCCTTCTATTCAAATTTAACCTTGTCTAGTAGTATATtaattcttatttatttaagaCTTAAATACTCCTATGTTTTAAGTTTTTGTAAGTAGTGTCTTTTGTTTATTGAGGAGGTTAATatgtattttgattattattcgATCCTACAAAAATGACTTGCAAGGTAAGAATTATTTCTACTACTAGATagcaattttaatttaatcttaCAAAACTATCTTGTAACGTGATGATTGCTCTCCTTATAAACTCACGTCCAACATTATTGGCATTGGTGTGTGGATAAAAATAGTGGATGACCCGATAACATAAACTGATAGCAAGTGGCTTAATAGATGTTGAATTAGACTCACATACAATGCCAGACTCTTTAGCACACCCCTCATGCCCAATATTATTGGACTTTGAtacgtggatataaatggtggataaCTCAATAATAGAACCCGATGGCATGTGGTCTAATATATTTTGAACTAGACTTTGATCATATTGTCTTAAAATTGGAAATTAGGTCTAACTAAATCCTACAAAACCAACTTATAAAGTGAAGATTGTTTCTACAACTTAATAGTAGGTGGTGCAACATATTTTGGAGAAGAGTCgatacaattttaaaatttggaatTAGACTTAGCCCAACCTTATTATAAAACCAACATGTATAGTAAAAATTGCCTACTTATAAAACTCATATATTTGTGCTCTCGACTCATGTTAATGCCAAATGATGGAAACTTGAGGCCAAAGACTAAAGGAAAAAGATTATGTAAATTGTGAGCCATcaatatagaagaaaaaaacattgtGCCTCCTATATTTGCAAGgtttaaaacaaatattttaatacaaaaaaattgattaaaattaacATTAGCTTCTTATGTTGAAAActaatgataaaaatatcaatcGTGCCACGTCCAAATTAAATGACAATGATGTTCTTCTAAAAACTCAACTAGTTCCTTGAAtctgtaaaataatttaaagatATTGAAAGCAATGTAGTATtggataatattattttattttacaagtgAAACTATTCATTCAATAATGCCATTTACTATTAATTTGTCACATTGTTACAAAAATAAGTAAACACGatattttcttccttttttctttttggtacaaCACGAtattttcttcttaattttataataaaaataataattttctttgttaGAAAATGTTAAACAACATTCAACGATATAAACTAATTTTCCACTTGATAACTgtcaacaaattattattatttataattcatCATGTATGTTATATGGTCACGCTAACGTAAAATATGAATATATTCATTGACATATTGCCAAATGTTCACCAACAAATGTTTTTCAATTATATGATTTACACCAAATagcattattatattttaaaatgatgttTAAGTTCGAAAGTTCGTGATTTTTGTGTTGATCTTGTGTGCTAATTATAGTGCCACGGATGCTAAACGAGTATTACATTTACATGTCGACTTGTCTTGGATCATAAGATAGTAAGatattgttcaaaaaataaaataaaatatactagtAGTATAGTTGGAGGAAGATTTGCAATAAAATCGtgggaaaagaagagaaaacaatacattttaaattttaatgaaggAAAACGCAGCCTAATCTTTTCAACTTCGGATATccaatattctaatttttttttttatatcttactTAACATCTAATAATTGTTTAATcccatgttattttttttatgagaaaaaggAATAAACAGTGTATAATTTTACACGGTTAATCAATATCAACTATGTTTTTTACTACGTCACTCCATTTTCTTCATATCACATGgcaaattgataatttttttattataatcgtataaaattatttgacacTGTCGGTACATcttcatttaacttttttttagtaaaaaaaaaactttcttttgtaatttgatAAAGAGGTATCAACAAAACTTTAATGTGAGATTAATTAACCCAGCATAGTTTTTAAagtctaaaatcaattttgaaataattaagatatttgactcaaatggttaatgagttcCATTTAAGATGAATTGTTCGGGccagtaaaaataatttatggccAGATTTTACTTACTTCATGATcgaacaaaaagaaaatcaacTTTGAAATTAATTAGGTCTTCACGAAGAAAAAAgtagttgaaaaaaaaaatcccatttattaatacattaaaaatagTCCAACTTGTGAGCAAATGACACTGCGAGGGTTCTGCAATTCTTCAAAGAAAATGGATAGAGTTTATCATTATGATGTTTGGTCCAAACTTTATCAATATTATGCAGGAATCGGTGTTCGAACTCGAACACtacacttattcacctttaaggtggaatttctagccactagattactagagaaaaaaaatcaactcaAACATGTTTTATAaataggtaaattctaatatggaccacttcatcaagtggtccatggtggactagtcatgaataacattataacgaatacgaattttacaaaatccaccattggattgaatgtttatatcatttagatcatccatagaaaaataccgtaaatcttgatgggtctcaataacatatcaaatgattttcaatttttctaaatttttttatggataatctatatgatataaattttcaatctaacggtaaattttataaaattcgtatttggtagatcacttgtccacggtggaccattTGTGAAgttggtccaccgtagcattagcctttataaatataattaataacaattaattttcttttgttagtGAGCTTAAAAAGACATTGTCACCTTGTGATTGGGCCATAATTttcttactccctccgtcccaaaacaaTTGTTCCTGTTGACGGTTGACATTTatttttgaccgtatttttttactaatgtataaagacaaatattagcaaataaaatcttgtttgatttgtctcaatgaatattttcacaatattaaatttttataatttttcatgaaaaaaaattaaaaatattaatgattcaAATTATGCATTGGTATACGTAAAGGACCATTGTTTTGGGACGGAGCTAGTAATAGTTTAGTAGGCCCTGACTTCATTTCAATGACAACACCCCATTTACAATGTGAATATGTTCAGCTGCTACTGCTTAAGTGATACACGAAGAAATTAAGGAAACATAAATAATGATCATTACCATTTAGAACACATTATATATTGGTGTTTGGTAAATGCTTGAATTAATGAACTCA from Trifolium pratense cultivar HEN17-A07 linkage group LG5, ARS_RC_1.1, whole genome shotgun sequence encodes:
- the LOC123883055 gene encoding trimethyltridecatetraene synthase-like, which codes for MAVQLELPSWITLLTTFAILLLFSRRLRRRKYNLPPGPKPWPIIGNLNLMGSLPHQSFHGLTQKYGPIMHIWLGSKPVIVGSSAKIAKEFLKTHDATLAGRPKFSAGKYTTYNYSDMTWSQYGPYWRQARRICLLELFSARRLQSYEFIRNQELHAFLHELFNSKNKTILLKDHLLNLNLNIISRMVLGKNYLEKTENAFISPDEFKKMLEELFMLNGVLNIGDFIPWINFLDFQGYVKRMKALGKKFDWFMEHVLEEHIEKRKNAKDYVAKDMVDVLLQLAEDPNLEVKLERPGVKGFTQDLIAGGTESSTVTVEWAMSELMKNPEIFKKATEELDRVIGKDRWVEENDFVNLPYLYAIAKETMRLHPVAPLLVPREAREDCNVDGYDIPKGTLIFVNSWGIGRDSNSWDNPYEFNPERFIGNDIDVKGHDYELLAFGAGRRMCPGYPLGIKVIQLSLANLLHGFNWRLSDNNVKNEDLNMEEIFGLSTPKKIPLEVVAEPRLADHLYSL